A single Vidua chalybeata isolate OUT-0048 chromosome 20, bVidCha1 merged haplotype, whole genome shotgun sequence DNA region contains:
- the LOC128798299 gene encoding uroplakin-3b-like — protein MELLWVLLALAGTGAAEDLARLPYVPHVPPMALLGKVTATTFALERPRCVFDGHADASDAVWLAVAFANASAAFRNPQSRADVPPYKQLPTARSYMTLETAAAAYSCSAPSPPVLRVGSDTACRDQDRQDPCNGPLPSPGPYRVKFLLMGCRGPKAETRWSEPILLRTAVSPSTIEPVPARRGSAVVVIASILASLGAVLATTVLGALGAKVWGSLCHQGLGTHAFIRRSYRTHHIPPALPQPLPPGSVSSWSLAMQGGTGKVGDLKNHLGPWYDGTWCRCGGHLLPVVGSVGRITTGYPLLPG, from the exons atggagctgctgtgggtgctgctggcactggctgggACGGGCGCAGCCGAGGACCTGG CCCGGCTGCCCTACGTGCCCCACGTGCCCCCCATGGCGCTGCTGGGCAAGGTCACTGCCACCACCTTCGCGCTGGAGAGGCCCCGCTGCGTCTTCGACGGCCACGCCGATGCCTCCGACGCCGTATGGCTGGCGGTGGCCTTTGCCAACG CATCAGCCGCCTTCAGAAACCCCCAGTCCCGGGCTGACGTGCCCCCGTACAAGCAGCTGCCCACTGCCCGCTCCTACATGACGCTGGAGACGGCGGCGGCCGCGTATTCCTGCTCGGCACCGAGCCCGCCCGTCCTGCGGGTCGGGAGTGACACGGCGTGCAGGGACCAGGACAGACAGGACCCCTGCAATGGGCCCCTGCCCTCCCCGGGACCCTACAG GGTGAAGTTCCTGCTGATGGGCTGCCGCGGCCCCAAAGCGGAGACGCGGTGGTCCGAGCCCATCCTCCTGCGCACAG CCGTCAGCCCGAGCACCATCGAGCCTGTGCCCGCTCGCCGTGGCAGTGCCGTGGTGGTCATCGCCTCCATCCTGGCcagcctgggggctgtgctggccacCACCGTGCTCGGAGCCCTGGG TGCCAAGGtgtggggctccctgtgccaccagggCTTGGGGACCCACGCCTTCATCCGCCGATCCTACCGGACCCACCACAtccccccggccctgccccagcccctgccccccGGCT CCGTCTCCTCCTGGTCTTTGGCCATGCAGGGTGGGACTGGGAAGGTGGGGGACCTCAAAAACCACCTGGGGCCCTGGTATGATGGCACTTGGTGTCGGTGTGGGGGGCACTTGCTGCCAGTGGTGGGGTCTGTGGGGCGCATCACCACGGGATATCCCCTTCTGCCCGGGTGA
- the LOC128797924 gene encoding uroplakin-3b-like protein 1 gives MLPLLLLLLPAAHGTVRLEFMPTLTKVPPLEGMTTASTFVLNQPRCVFENYSNAVIWLVVALDKDRLSFNNSAGPGTPETAFQNFPHSRAYMTLNATPDSYPCPKPSGDIAVLRVGSETSCAQDETRPTCNGPLPGPGPYCVKFLALEGSVPVAETYWSAPIMLRTAKSQNSISTTGSGHSAGMIAITTILSILFAILLAALVAMLFLCGSDSCGGSSTFSKPESVTVRRYNTHHVYDQPAARL, from the exons ATGCTCccgctgctcctcctgctcctgcccgcGGCCCACGGCACAG TCCGGCTGGAGTTTATGCCAACCCTGACCAAGGTGCCCCCGCTGGAGGGGATGACGACCGCCTCCACCTTCGTGCTGAACCAGCCCCGCTGCGTCTTCGAAAACTACAGCAACGCCGTCATCTGGCTGGTGGTGGCTCTGGACAAGG ACAGATTGAGCTTCAACAACAGCGCGGGGCCGGGGACTCCCGAGACCGCATTCCAGAACTTCCCTCACTCCCGTGCCTACATGACCCTCAATGCCACCCCGGACAGCTACCCCTGCCCCAAACCCTCCGGGGACATCGCGGTGCTGCGCGTGGGCAGCGAGACGAGCTGCGCCCAGGATGAGACGAGGCCCACGTGCAATGggcccctgcccggccccgggccGTACTG CGTGAAGTTCCTTGCCCTGGAGGGCTCTGTGCCCGTGGCTGAGACATACTGGTCGGCGCCAATCATGCTGAGGACAG CCAAGTCACAAAACAGCATCTCCACGACGGGCAGCGGGCACAGCGCCGGCATGATCGCCATCACCACCATCCTCTCCATCCTCTTCGCCATCCTCCTGGCCGCACTGGTGGCCATGCTCTTCCTCTGCGG ctcgGACTCCTGCGGCGGCAGCAGCACCTTCAGCAAGCCGGAGTCGGTGACGGTGCGGCGGTACAACACCCACCACGTCTATGACCAGCCGGCCGCCCGGCTCTga